One segment of Streptomyces sp. YIM 121038 DNA contains the following:
- a CDS encoding EF-hand domain-containing protein, translating to MSDTAKRRIFAMLDVDGDGVITRAEYLGRVDRAADACGRDPEHALVAAARAAHEEVFRQMDSNADGTVTYEEYRDWAGHDAFEESCRPALGSLFDLADHDGDGHLTRDEFTRLRAATGNSPEGADAAFTALDTHRNGLIQRTVYLAAIHDFLTTGHSPMTHAYPPGTPATTTH from the coding sequence ATGTCGGACACCGCAAAGCGGCGAATCTTCGCCATGCTGGATGTCGACGGCGACGGAGTCATCACCCGGGCCGAATACCTCGGCCGGGTCGACCGGGCTGCGGACGCCTGCGGCCGGGACCCAGAGCATGCCTTGGTGGCCGCCGCCCGCGCGGCCCACGAAGAGGTGTTCCGCCAGATGGACAGCAACGCGGACGGCACCGTCACCTACGAGGAATACCGCGACTGGGCCGGACACGACGCCTTCGAAGAATCCTGCCGCCCCGCCCTCGGCTCCCTCTTCGATCTCGCCGACCACGACGGTGACGGACACCTCACCCGCGACGAGTTCACCCGGCTGCGCGCGGCCACCGGCAACAGCCCCGAAGGCGCCGACGCCGCCTTCACTGCCCTCGACACCCACCGCAACGGCCTCATCCAGCGCACCGTCTACCTCGCCGCGATCCACGACTTCCTCACCACCGGCCACTCCCCCATGACCCACGCCTACCCTCCCGGCACACCTGCAACAACCACCCACTGA
- a CDS encoding Clp protease N-terminal domain-containing protein, whose product MRQETLRILEAAGVATTGGQGAKDALSSLGIDVEEIQRKADDNFGPGAFQYPRPTYTQDATKALEQTLSEAHALGHDRFGTEHILLGLLAAGEGRGLDVLNALEVDRAGLREAVLARVAGGAS is encoded by the coding sequence ATCAGGCAGGAGACCCTCCGCATCCTGGAAGCCGCCGGAGTCGCCACAACCGGCGGGCAAGGCGCGAAGGACGCCCTGTCCTCCCTCGGCATCGACGTCGAGGAGATCCAGCGCAAGGCCGACGACAACTTCGGCCCCGGCGCCTTCCAGTACCCCCGGCCCACCTACACCCAGGACGCCACCAAAGCCCTCGAACAGACCCTGAGCGAGGCGCATGCGCTCGGCCACGACAGATTCGGCACCGAACACATCCTGCTCGGTCTGCTGGCCGCAGGAGAAGGCCGTGGCCTGGACGTCCTGAACGCCCTGGAGGTCGACCGCGCGGGGCTGCGCGAGGCGGTACTGGCCCGCGTGGCCGGGGGCGCCTCGTAG